A window of the Bombus huntii isolate Logan2020A chromosome 8, iyBomHunt1.1, whole genome shotgun sequence genome harbors these coding sequences:
- the LOC126868468 gene encoding histidine--tRNA ligase, cytoplasmic isoform X3 — protein sequence MTGSFVMLCLMWTNALLPARKYYHASMLSRLKIAEEVTKLLELKAQLGEKNGEAPSKLLLKTPKGTRDYGPEQMALRLTVLDKIIAVFKKHGAETIDTPIFERKEVLTGKYGEDSKLIYDLKDQGGEILSLRYDLTVPFARYLAMGKISSIKRYHIAKVYRRDNPSTTRGRYREFYQCDFDIAGQYDPMIPDAECIRIISEALQSLDVGPYTIRLNHRLLLDGIFAACGVPSNKFRAVCSAIDKLDKNSWSEVKKEIIEEKGLDESSTDKIGIYVSRFGGIELISELRKDSELMKYESATKGLESMELLYKYCNILQVTDKVTFDLSLARGLDYYTGVIFEAILIGDDVGVGSVAGGGRYDNLVGMFDSKHKSIPCVGLSLGVERIFNVLETKLNKEGVKTRTTEVEVFVATAQKNLHEERMKLLSILWDAGVKAEQSYKRNVKLLAQLQYCEESGIPLAIIIGEGELARGEVTLRDVVSRTEISIPRAHLIEEIRKRL from the exons ATGACTGGATCGTTTGTGATGTTGTGTTTGATGTGGACCAATGCCTTACTACCTGCACGAAAATATTACCATGCATCGATGCTTTCGAGGCTAAAG ATTGCAGAGGAAGTTACTAAATTATTGGAATTAAAAGCTCAACTAGGAGAAAAAAATGGCGAGGCACCTTCCAAGCTTCTTCTGAAAACACCTAAAGGTACAAGGGATTATGGTCCTGAACAAATGGCACTACGACTTACAGTATTGGATAAAATAATTGCAGTGTTTAAAAAGCATGGTGCAGAAACAATAGATACTCCTATATTTGAACGGAAA GAAGTTTTGACAGGAAAATATGGAGAAGATTCAAAGTTGATCTATGACTTGAAGGATCAAGGCGGAGAAATTTTGTCCCTTAGATATGACTTAACTGTACCCTTTGCTAGATATCTGGCCATGGGAAAAATCTCTTCCATAAAAAGGTATCATATAGCAAAAGTTTATCGAAGGGACAATCCATCTACGACAAGGGGTAGATACAGAGAGTTCTACCAATGC GATTTCGACATAGCCGGGCAGTATGATCCTATGATACCAGATGCAGAATGCATACGCATTATTTCCGAGGCGTTACAATCTCTGGATGTAGGACCTTATACGATTAGATTGAACCACAGATTGCTATTGGATGGTATATTTGCTGCCTGTGGTGTTCCAAGTAATAAATTTCGTGCTGTGTGTTCTGCTATTGATAAACTAGATAAAAATTCGTGGTCAGAAgtcaaaaaagaaataattgaagAAAAAGGTCTGGATGAATCCAGTACTGACAAAATTGGCATTTATGTGTCGCGATTCGGTGGAATAGAATTAATTTCTGAGCTAAGAAAAGACAGCGAATTAATGAAATACGAATCGGCGACGAAAGGCCTTGAATCTATGGAATTATTATACAAGTACTGCAATATACTGCAAGTGACAGACAAAGTAACTTTTGATCTTAGCCTTGCTAGAGGACTTGACTATTATACAGGCGTAATCTTCGAAGCGATATTGATTG GTGACGACGTTGGCGTTGGTAGCGTCGCAGGTGGTGGTCGTTATGACAATTTGGTTGGAATGTTTGATAGCAAACACAAATCGATTCCCTGTGTTGGCTTGTCGTTGGGCGTCGAACGAATTTTCAATGTCCTAGAGACAAAGTTAAATAAGGAAGGTGTGAAAACGCGAACCACCGAAGTTGAGGTGTTTGTAGCGACTGCACAAAAGAATTTGCATGAAGAACGAATGAAACTTTTGTCAATTCTTTGGGATGCTGGGGTGAAAGCCGAACAGTCTTACAAAAGAAACGTAAAATTGCTTGCGCAATTACAGTATTGCGAAGAAAGTGGAATACCGTTGGCTATAATAATCGGTGAAGGAGAATTGGCTAGGGGAGAAGTTACATTGAGAGATGTTGTGTCGCGTACAGAAATTTCGATCCCCCGAGCACATTTAATTGAAGAGATAAGAAAAAGGTTGTAG
- the LOC126868468 gene encoding histidine--tRNA ligase, cytoplasmic isoform X2: protein MADEIDEKLLEQVKQQGEIVRKLKAAKANNFQIAEEVTKLLELKAQLGEKNGEAPSKLLLKTPKGTRDYGPEQMALRLTVLDKIIAVFKKHGAETIDTPIFERKEVLTGKYGEDSKLIYDLKDQGGEILSLRYDLTVPFARYLAMGKISSIKRYHIAKVYRRDNPSTTRGRYREFYQCDFDIAGQYDPMIPDAECIRIISEALQSLDVGPYTIRLNHRLLLDGIFAACGVPSNKFRAVCSAIDKLDKNSWSEVKKEIIEEKGLDESSTDKIGIYVSRFGGIELISELRKDSELMKYESATKGLESMELLYKYCNILQVTDKVTFDLSLARGLDYYTGVIFEAILIGDDVGVGSVAGGGRYDNLVGMFDSKHKSIPCVGLSLGVERIFNVLETKLNKEGVKTRTTEVEVFVATAQKNLHEERMKLLSILWDAGVKAEQSYKRNVKLLAQLQYCEESGIPLAIIIGEGELARGEVTLRDVVSRTEISIPRAHLIEEIRKRL from the exons ATTGCAGAGGAAGTTACTAAATTATTGGAATTAAAAGCTCAACTAGGAGAAAAAAATGGCGAGGCACCTTCCAAGCTTCTTCTGAAAACACCTAAAGGTACAAGGGATTATGGTCCTGAACAAATGGCACTACGACTTACAGTATTGGATAAAATAATTGCAGTGTTTAAAAAGCATGGTGCAGAAACAATAGATACTCCTATATTTGAACGGAAA GAAGTTTTGACAGGAAAATATGGAGAAGATTCAAAGTTGATCTATGACTTGAAGGATCAAGGCGGAGAAATTTTGTCCCTTAGATATGACTTAACTGTACCCTTTGCTAGATATCTGGCCATGGGAAAAATCTCTTCCATAAAAAGGTATCATATAGCAAAAGTTTATCGAAGGGACAATCCATCTACGACAAGGGGTAGATACAGAGAGTTCTACCAATGC GATTTCGACATAGCCGGGCAGTATGATCCTATGATACCAGATGCAGAATGCATACGCATTATTTCCGAGGCGTTACAATCTCTGGATGTAGGACCTTATACGATTAGATTGAACCACAGATTGCTATTGGATGGTATATTTGCTGCCTGTGGTGTTCCAAGTAATAAATTTCGTGCTGTGTGTTCTGCTATTGATAAACTAGATAAAAATTCGTGGTCAGAAgtcaaaaaagaaataattgaagAAAAAGGTCTGGATGAATCCAGTACTGACAAAATTGGCATTTATGTGTCGCGATTCGGTGGAATAGAATTAATTTCTGAGCTAAGAAAAGACAGCGAATTAATGAAATACGAATCGGCGACGAAAGGCCTTGAATCTATGGAATTATTATACAAGTACTGCAATATACTGCAAGTGACAGACAAAGTAACTTTTGATCTTAGCCTTGCTAGAGGACTTGACTATTATACAGGCGTAATCTTCGAAGCGATATTGATTG GTGACGACGTTGGCGTTGGTAGCGTCGCAGGTGGTGGTCGTTATGACAATTTGGTTGGAATGTTTGATAGCAAACACAAATCGATTCCCTGTGTTGGCTTGTCGTTGGGCGTCGAACGAATTTTCAATGTCCTAGAGACAAAGTTAAATAAGGAAGGTGTGAAAACGCGAACCACCGAAGTTGAGGTGTTTGTAGCGACTGCACAAAAGAATTTGCATGAAGAACGAATGAAACTTTTGTCAATTCTTTGGGATGCTGGGGTGAAAGCCGAACAGTCTTACAAAAGAAACGTAAAATTGCTTGCGCAATTACAGTATTGCGAAGAAAGTGGAATACCGTTGGCTATAATAATCGGTGAAGGAGAATTGGCTAGGGGAGAAGTTACATTGAGAGATGTTGTGTCGCGTACAGAAATTTCGATCCCCCGAGCACATTTAATTGAAGAGATAAGAAAAAGGTTGTAG